DNA sequence from the Candidatus Sulfuricurvum sp. RIFRC-1 genome:
GTTTTACAAGGTAGTTGATAATCGTTTGTTGATCCTCTTTCCCGATAGGAGCTTTGAACTCATTGACCATTTTTTGGACGGTTCCTGTCCAATACGGACGGCTTTTTTCCCCTTGATTGAGGATATATCCCCATGAGTGGCAGATCAGGCAGTATTGTTGCGCTACTTCATCGTGATCCCCTTTTGCCATCGGATAATCGACGTAAGGCATTTCAATCGGTTTATCAACCTGAGCAAATACGGTAGCGGCCAAAAATACGCTGAGTAGTAGTAATTTTTTCATTTTTGAACCTTATACAATTTTCACATTAACGCTGTCAACAGCGTTGTATTGGTATCCGCCGGCATTCCAGCCAATCTCATCGGCTAGGGGCTGAATATTGCCGATGCGGTTGATAGCGCGTGCCATAATGGTGAAATTACCTTTGGCTTTTGCATCCCATTCAAAACTCCATGGTCTAAAGGCAAATTTGCCGTAGTCTTGACCCAGTTTTGCCGCACTCCAGCTTTTGCCTCCATCGAGAGAAATCATCACCTCTTTGATCCCTTTGCCCTGATCGAAAGCAACGCCTGAAATTTTGACTTTGGAGCCTTTTTTGATCACGGTGTCAGAGGATGGGTACCCGATAACCGATTTGACTTTCATGCTCGCGATCGGTTTGCGTTTGTACTCGAAGTCACTGCCTGAGACAACACATTCGCAATCATTATCAGGGACAGTGTAGGCTACATCCATAAAGAAACTTTTACGGTACGTATCCATAACCATGATCTCACTGAGCATTTTAACCCAGCTATCCGAGAAGTGTCCCGGAATAACGAGACGGATCGGAAAACCGTTGAGATAAGGGAGGTCTTCACCGTTCATTGCGTAGGCAACAATGATTTGATCCTCAAGCGCTTCATGAATCTCCATTTCACGGAAAAAGTCAGGAGTTTCATCCATTGCCGGTTTTTCTAAACCGTTAAGGCCAACCCATGTAGCGCTCTCTTT
Encoded proteins:
- a CDS encoding molybdopterin-dependent oxidoreductase, yielding MRHLNRRHFLGAGLLLGASTLLGKEAPAKPIAIPQTYTPPVIAFPEKKPMVTISDRPPLLKSAKGREIFTQAITPNDEFFVRWHLPDIPTHIDLNEFRLEIKGSVNTPLSLSVDDLKSKFEPAEITAVLQCGGNSRKYYAVTGQATHGVQWDHGAMGCAVWKGVRLKDILNRAGVKESATWVGLNGLEKPAMDETPDFFREMEIHEALEDQIIVAYAMNGEDLPYLNGFPIRLVIPGHFSDSWVKMLSEIMVMDTYRKSFFMDVAYTVPDNDCECVVSGSDFEYKRKPIASMKVKSVIGYPSSDTVIKKGSKVKISGVAFDQGKGIKEVMISLDGGKSWSAAKLGQDYGKFAFRPWSFEWDAKAKGNFTIMARAINRIGNIQPLADEIGWNAGGYQYNAVDSVNVKIV